One region of Emys orbicularis isolate rEmyOrb1 chromosome 6, rEmyOrb1.hap1, whole genome shotgun sequence genomic DNA includes:
- the FANCG gene encoding Fanconi anemia group G protein, whose product MPPASLLLHWSLTAGLPAALPSLSLELTVLYNSLLFAVSESDGLVEGEAERINHGLIRVLEACGVSGQDLSTEELWQKVLQDVTTAELCAPLHRLGALQGAVWLAANCLGSVTGLFRLLSDTKGPLPSAHGGENELLALLKAWSVPVEGDTSPLVVQSTKDLKEILWTSAAFLQGLQGLEAGNLPTALSLLQAAASGFCSKRVLAQIYTCIGCCTQQMGKPQTALQHLKRALQVDFQCLSALSQAALVYRQLGETDAELEALALLYKALETPAQEAVSIDPCFLIRTELLVHTPALASLFSRSHPSEVKYLLAQRCLQAGRVGEAVEHYLDLLALLQEGPQHQVPLHGRSALPRIPEVFLEAASALEQLGRYQDAIAVCEEIISRTDDLIPETLRIELDSGAGGEAPGSAGSPSPGIPPQQRESLRCIVWRAAAYLHQGRAWARLGESKEAITRFTRCLNVLLRVQLVSAASIQSGEEMAEALPEAKVLQKIRLLALLGRGSQFQELGRDKEALMNFQHSLQVCPGDPAATSHLLRALWKLNRRQEAAALWQKLPADAAPADGQQEAPGRPYPLYLVSCLKQVNLPHDESLARSLQDYLRTSGQDP is encoded by the exons atgcctccagctagCCTCTTGTTGCATTGGTCTCTAACTGCAGGGCTGCCAGCTGCTCTCCCCAGCCTCTCGCTGGAGCTTACTGTCCTCTACAACTCCCTGCTTTTTGCTGTTAGTGAGTCGGACGGCCTCGTCGAGGGAGAAGCAGAAAGAATCAACCATGGGCTCATTAGGG TGCTGGAGGCTTGTGGGGTGTCTGGGCAGGATCTCAGCACAGAGGAGCTCTGGCAGAAAGTGCTGCAGGATGTGACCACGGCAGAGCTGTGCGCACCTCTGCATCGACTAGGTGCTCTGCAGGGAGCGGTATGGCTGGCAGCAAACTGCCTGGGGAGCGTCACTGGTCTCTTCCGGCTCCTGAGTGACACCAAG GGCCCGCTGCCTTCTGCCCACGGGGGTGAGAATGAGCTCCTTGCGCTTCTCAAGGCATGGAGTGTGCCTGTTGAGGGGGACACGTCGCCCCTCGTGGTGCAGAGCACCAAGGACTTGAAAGAGATACTGTGGACCTCAGCTGCCTTCCTGCAAG gtttgcagggcttggAGGCTGGGaatctccccacagctctctccctgctccaggcagctgCATCCGGGTTCTGCTCCAAGAGGGTCCTGGCCCAGATCTACACCTGCATCGGCTGCTGCACTCAGCAAATG GGCAAGCCTCAGACTGCTCTTCAGCACTTGAAGCGGGCGCTGCAGGTGGATTTCCAGTGCCTCTCTGCCCTGTCCCAGGCGGCGCTGGTGTACCGCCAGCTGGGGGAGACGGACGCAGAGTTGGAGGCCCTGGCTCTGCTGTACAAG gctCTGGAGACCCCCGCTCAGGAGGCTGTCTCCATCGATCCTTGCTTTCTAATCCGAACGGAGCTCCTTGTTCACACCCCGGCCCTGGCATCCCTGTTCAGCCGCAGCCACCCGTCGGAAGTGAAGTACCTGCTGGCGCAGCGATGCCTCCAGGCTGGCAG GGTGGGTGAGGCAGTGGAGCATTACCTGGatcttctggctctgctgcaggaggGGCCGCAGCACCAG GTGCCCCTGCACGGCAGGTCAGCTCTGCCCAGGATCCCGGAGGTGTTCCTGGAAGCTGCGTCCGCCCTCGAGCAGCTCGGGAGGTACCAGGACGCCATAGCTGTGTGTGAGGAGATCATCAGTCGAACGGATGACCTGATCCCGGAGACGCTGCGGATCGAATTGGActctggtgctggaggggaggcGCCAGGGAGTGCAGGCTCCCCTTCACCTGGCATCCCACCCCAGCAGAGAGAGAGCCTGCGCTGCATCGTGTGGAGGGCAGCTGCGTATCTGCACCAGGGCCGGGCttgggccaggctgggggagagcaAGGAAGCCATAACACGGTTTACCAG GTGCCTTAATGTCCTCCTGAGAGTCCAGCTCGTGAGCGCAG CCAGCATCCAGAGCGGCGAGGAGATGGCAGAGGCCCTGCCAGAGGCAAAGGTGCTCCAGAAGATCAGGTTGCTGGCTCTCCTCGGACGAGGCTCCCAGTTCCAGGAGCTGGGTCGGGACAAAGAAGCTTTGATGAATTTCCAGCACAGTCTGCAAGTTTGCCCAG GTgaccctgctgccacctctcaccTGCTGCGAGCTCTGTGGAAGCTGAACCgaaggcaggaggctgctgctctctggcagaAGTTGCCCGCGGACGCTGCCCCGGCAGACGGACAGCAGGAAGCACCGGGGAG GCCCTACCCGTTGTACCTGGTGTCGTGTCTAAAGCAGGTGAACCTCCCACACGATGAGTCTCTTGCTAGGAGTCTGCAGGACTATCTgaggaccagtggccaggatccTTAG